In one Rutidosis leptorrhynchoides isolate AG116_Rl617_1_P2 chromosome 8, CSIRO_AGI_Rlap_v1, whole genome shotgun sequence genomic region, the following are encoded:
- the LOC139863498 gene encoding oleosin 16.4 kDa-like, whose amino-acid sequence MATHLSHERYPHQVQVHTIGQPHGRFDQHGGENKSHYYNQQGPSKSKVLAIMALLPIGGALLGLAGITLAGTMIGLAVATPVFIIFSPIIVPAILAIGLAVAGFLASGTFGLTGLSSLSFLVNSLRQLTGTVPGEVDSAKRRLQDLVDYTGQKTKDVGQTIQDKAHDIGPEGQVHGGAKEGRGTRT is encoded by the coding sequence ATGGCTACTCACCTCTCTCACGAACGTTACCCACACCAGGTTCAAGTCCACACCATCGGTCAGCCACACGGCAGGTTCGACCAACACGGTGGCGAAAACAAGTCACACTACTACAATCAACAAGGACCGTCAAAGAGCAAAGTCTTGGCCATTATGGCCTTGTTGCCTATTGGTGGAGCCCTACTTGGTCTAGCCGGGATAACATTGGCCGGGACCATGATAGGGCTTGCAGTTGCGACCCCAGTTTTTATAATTTTCAGCCCGATTATTGTCCCTGCTATCCTGGCCATTGGATTAGCGGTGGCCGGTTTCTTGGCATCGGGGACATTCGGGCTGACTGGATTAAGTTCTTTGTCATTTTTGGTGAATAGTTTGAGGCAGTTGACCGGGACTGTGCCCGGGGAAGTTGACTCGGCTAAAAGAAGGTTGCAAGATTTGGTTGACTACACCGGGCAGAAGACTAAGGATGTTGGTCAGACAATTCAGGATAAGGCTCATGACATCGGGCCCGAGGGTCAAGTTCATGGTGGTGCTAAAGAAGGACGCGGTACAAGGACTTGA